The Ornithorhynchus anatinus isolate Pmale09 chromosome 11, mOrnAna1.pri.v4, whole genome shotgun sequence genomic interval TGAGTATATGTCTAAATTAGCgagtgggagaggggtggtgaAGGAGGAAGCTGGTGGCCGTAGGGGTCGTGAGGAACATTTCCATGGATATTGAAATCCCCGAGAAGCGGtgtagggatggggaaggagagaaagaatgtgGAAAAGGCATCAGAggggttcagaaagttggaggcagGGCCTAGGGAGAGTCCTCGAATGACTGTAACAAGTAATTGGATTAGGTGGTAGGGTTGGATGAGTCAGTCTCCAAGTCTTTCATTTGCTTCAAAACCAAAATGACAAAAGTAGTTCACTTGCAACAGCTAAAGGTTTATTGAATGATAGGTATGAAGACagaaagaatgaaaggaaaaaatgaGCAGCTCTAACAGACACTAAAAAGCTGTTTCTTTCAGGCATGGAGAATTGGCGCACTCCTCCGTCCCGGAGGATTCTTCGGTTGAcatctctgtgctgagcactctgctgGGTTATCGTGGTCTCGTGTGTTTAACTTTAACCTCATATTGCTGATTTATGAGGAGACAACCTTGCCAGCCTTTAATTCTCCCATTCTTGCCCTGGTTACGCtggttttacttctctgtaaaaaAGCAACACAAAAAGCAAGAATTTCAGAATTTCAGACGGAGAAGCTCTGAAGAGGCTAAATCTCTTTCAACCCCGGTCTCAGAAAACTTTGGCAGGCCTGGAGTGAAGGACGCCCAATTTAATTTTATATGGAGAAATGGAATTCCCTGAAGAAGGCAAGCAAGGGTTGAAAAGGGAAACCAAATCTCGGCTACCTCTTAACTGTGTTGTGCTGCTTCCCCGTCGTACGTCCACAGCTCCGGAAGTCCTCGAGCCTGTGACTGTGGTCGTGCTCATGCCGGTGCCCATGCCGACGCCCGCACCGACTCCCATACCGGTGCTCCCGCCAGCAACTACGCCCCCAGAGCCGCTGTAAAAAGGCAAAGAGGCGAAAGCGATGATACTTCAGTGTTTCTCTGGGGTGAAGGGAATGGTGGTCGCGGGGATTTCAGACACTCCCCACCACCTGGACCAGGGATCATCCAATGCCCCAGACCCCGGCTCAGTCATTTCCggagcctttctgaaatcccacctccttcaggagcccTTCGGTGGTTAATCCTTcttcccaggtcattcattcgttcaatcacatttattgagcgcttactgcgtgcagagcaccgtactaagcgcttaccccaGGGATCGCCTCCAGCACCATTGCACCACCTCTGAATTTAGGCTCTCACTGCATCACTTATCTGCATCTCAGTTTACATACCCTGCTACTTAATCACTTTTCTCACCCGTATATCCAAatttccattctcctcttcctcatctgtagattattttgtatccgccTCCCCTGCCGGAATGTACctttcttgaaggcaaaggtcgtATCTTCTAGCTATTCacctctcccaaacattcagtcATAATGTgcagctcacagtaagcgctcaaatgctaAGAAGTGATCGATTAAGATGCCTGAATTTGGTAGAAGTGCGTAAATAcatctattcaatcaatcagtcgatcaatgggaagcagcaaggcctgggggataaagcacaggcttagaagccagaggacctgggttctaattccgcctctgctgcTTGCTTCCTGTGGAACCTTAGGCAGAtcgcttttctgtacctcagtttcttcaactgcaacaaggggattcaatacctgttctccctcctacttagactgtgagccccgggtaagactgtgagcctgattaactcataactaccccagcacttggaatagtgcctggcataaagtaagtggttaacaaatatcacaaaaaatggtatttattgaattctcactacttgcagagtaccgtactgggtgcttgggagagtacgatacagtagagtgagtagacatgatccctgcccactaggagcttaacacactagaggggggagagagaaattgaattacagatggacttgtacagaagtgctgtggggctggggggcggagcGACTATCAAACCGCTGAAGGGATACGAGCTTGTCAGGTGCAGAAGGGAAGGCTTAAACGGGgcttctgctgccaggatcgGATTTACTTTCTTCAAAATCAGATATAGAAGGGCAAAAACATCAAAAATAAGATCTGAGAGGCATTTGAATAACGCTCACAATCGTAAGCCAGGGCACGCCCTAGTAACTCATTAGAAAATCAACTCTTGTTTCATAAACGCAGTCTACATCTTTTTGTTTCAAGTTTTCAGAGGTTCACCCATTTATGAGCTTTCCAGATGAAAAGATTTCACTCTTTCGCTCACCCTGCCTCTCCTTCGAGAAGGCGGTGGTAGGTCTCGATCTCCATCTCCAGGCGGGTCTTGATGTTGAGGAGCTGTTCGTACTCAGCGTTCTGGCATTCGGTCTCGCCCCGGATCTGGCAGATCTGCTCCTCCAGACTGGTGATCTGGTGCTGAATCTGGGAGAGCTGCATGACGTAGCCGGCTTCTGTGTCCGCCAAGGTGCTCTCCAGGGAGCTTTGCTACAAGGAAGTGAAGAAGGGGTTAACGCAAGGACAGGAGTCCGGGCCATTCTTTAGTGGCGGCAAAGTCTTCCCTCCCAGCTTTTATCGACCTGGCCGCATATTTTGCTGAAAGTTATTTTTTTCAGGCTTTAGGACTTCTACGTGGAGGCTTCCTTTAATTGCTCATATTTTGTTGCACAAATCTATTTTTCCTCTGCATTTCAATGTGACCCTTTGGAAGTTTCTTAAGTCAAAAGGAATGTGCATGAAAGTGTTTTAGGGGCCAGCTGAGTTTGGGCCTTGACCCACCATGGACATGAGGGACTGGAGCTCAATCTGTAGGGCCTGGAGGGTGCGTTTCAGTTCCGTTATCTCGCTCTTGGCCGAGCTGGTCGCGCCGGCGTTCGTGGAGATCTGGGCGTGCAGCGAAGCGCTCTGAAACAAGATCAGAGGACCGTGAATGAAACGCCACGAGGCAGGAGAGGGGCAAGTCAGTTTGGTTTTGCAACGTTCTGCAGTGACTCATCTCGGAGAAATTAACCTGCTTATTGAACTGGTCTTCGGCCTCTTTGCGATTCTGCTCAGCCAGAGCCTCGTATTGCGCACGCATGTCGTTGAGCAGCTTGGTCAGGTCGGTTCCCGGAGCGGCGTTCATCTCCACGGTCACGTCCCCAGTGGTGGTTCCCTGCATGCTCTTCATTTCCTGGGGGAAGAGAAAGCAACGGGGAACGTTGGTAGCAAAATTGCTCAGCTGCGTCGGCTGGCAATAGAGGGACAAGAGCAAGAGGATATAAAATGGGAAATCTCGGGGGAGGACCAGTTGGAAAGTCTTATTAAGCACTACCTACCTCTTCGTGGTTCTTCTTGAGGAAGGCCAGCTCTTCGGTCAGGCTTTCGAACTGCATCTTCAGGTCAGACGTGCTCATATTCAGGTCATCAAGAACCTTATGCAGGCCGTTGATGTCGGCCTCCACCGAGTGGCGAAGATACATCTCATTCTCGTACCTGAAAGAGTTACACGCATGCGGCTTGAGAATCGGCACTCGGGATTGCTCGAAAAGGACCGCTTTACAATTCTCCTATATCCACTATGTGTGCAGGGGTTCAAGTTGAATGGCATCCTTGTGCACGTGCTAAAAAGCGAAGATTGCAAGCCTTCCTTGACTCGCAAAGAATTCTGCCTCCCCTTTTTTGTTTTCAGCTTTGGATGCAGTTTTGACACAGAGATGAAACAGCATCAAGTAGCTTAAAACCTCTGCTTCTGGGAttgttcccctcctcccagttCAAGGGCTCGGCTCCAAAGCTCACCTCCACTGGGCTTTGGCTTTCGTCAGGCTTTGGGTTCCGTCCCGCTCCCCGGGGTTTGGCTCGTATGGATCTGGGATCCGTACGgacctcccttctgccttctgtGATAGAGAGGTCCTAGTTCCCCATTCCTTCTAGGCACTCCAGAAATACCACAGTAGGGAGTAGGAGAATCCCCGACAAGTCTGGGCTGAAAGAGTGGCCCTCAGTACTCCCTAATGCTGTTCTTCAGGGTTGAAGCTCAGTGCTCCTCCAGAAGTCGCGGGCACTGTGATTAtcgcagtgattgacacatagtaagcgcttaataaataccataattataccgTGAGCCCGATAGGGTGAGGTAAGGGAGAGATGGTTCCAGGATGGTTCACTCTCGCGGTGGAGATGTGAACATTATTCCACACTGATCACCTTTTACTGCCAGGAAGACCATAAATCTATACTTTCTTTTTGGATGTGTACATTATTTGAACACATATTCTCAATTCAGGCTTTACGAAACTAATCCCCCATTGATTCTACATATGACGTTCGGTCCCTGGCTCTGGATAGACTCTCTTCTCGTCCCCTTcgaggaggagaaaatgaacGGACGAAGGGTCGGATAACAGCTCACTGGggcatttctggaaaaaaatggcTCCGGGAGAACTTACTTCAGCCTGAAGTCCTCAGCGGCCAGCCTGGCGTTGTCGATCGGGGAGATGATCTTGGCGTTCTCAATAGTTGCCGCGATGATCTGGGAAATGCAGAGGTTCAGAAAGAAAGGATCAATGCATCTATAGACCCTGCCGTTGATCAGTTCCATTTGCAGAGAGGAAAAAGTATTTGAAGACCAATGTTTTGTTGGAGGTAATTTCCAAATAGATCGAGCAACAGAGTGCGAATATTATATCATCAGGGTTTCTTTCGATTAAAAGGCAATTAGAGGTTTGAGTATTTGAAACAACAGTTTCCTGGCCCGAGGCTTTCATGGAGAAGCAGATTTTTCCCTGCTTTGTTTGAATTAGCCGAACGAAAAACTCAAAAGAAGGAATCGGGACACAAGATTTCTTACCTTAGTCCGCAGATCGTCGATGATGGGGTAAAACTTGCTGTAGTCACGGCCGGATCCCGGCACCGTAGAGCCGGGGCCGAATTTCTCGTACCACTGCTTGATTTTGACCTCCAGGTCGGTATTGGCCTCCTCCAGAGCGCGCACCTTATCCAGGTAGCTCGCCAGGCGGTCGTTGAGGTTCTGCATGGTTTGCTTCTCGCCTCCAGAGAAGAGGCCGCCATCCCCAGCACCGCCACCGAATCCGGCACCGCCACCGAAACCACCACCGGCACCGCCACCGACCCCGCCGCCGTACGTATAAAATCCTCCGCCGGCTCCGGCGCCGTGACCTCCGCCGAATCCTGCCCCGGCGCCTCCGCCAAAGCCAGACCCGAAGCCACCTCCGAAACCTCCTCCTACGACCGAGCTCCCGCATCCGCCGCCGAAGCTCCCTCCAAATCCGCCAccggctccccctcccatcctgcaGCTGCCGGCTCCTCCGGATCCGTAGGCCGAGCCTCCGCCCATGCCGCACCGGCTCCCGCTGCTGAAGCTGCTTCCTCCGCCGGACATTCGGACAGATCCGCTCCCTCCGGACCGGGCGGCCGCTCTAGCGAGGCAGGACATGATGTTTCAGCTGCGGTTGATCTCGATTcggtggaaaagagagaggaagaagagtgtcTCGATCTGGAGGCTCTCCGGTCTTTTTATACCCCTTTTTAGGGTGTTCCTACTATTCGTTTGGCTTCATCATGATAGTTTCTCTTCTCTAATCCATGATGGGTTAATTCCTGTTAAGTAACCCCTCCCTATTGGGCCAATTTTCCTATTGGAAAAGGTCGGATAAGGGTAGGGTGGAGTGAAGATTGCTTCATGCTAATCCTTTAGTAGGGCATGAGCCGTTATTTCTAAATTGCTTAGTTCTGCTCAGTTAGTGACAGGGCTCACTCCGTTGAAGTTTGGCAACATCCGAGGTGTCCGGAAATCTGCCGAGGTCTCTGGCCAGAGATGCATCTGGGATCCTCTTGGGCTTGATTTCTGACGATTTAAAATCCACCTGGACATTTTGTATTTCATTCCCACTTTGTTCTTTTTCGAACTGATAGGGGGCCCGACATTTCTAATAAATTGAAAAGGCAGAAGTTTTTAATAATGAGCTCTAATCTGGGTTTGTCACCCCTGAACTGTTGGGAGTaacagtagtgtttattaagcgctcactgtgcgcagaacactgaactagccgttgggaaagaatacccagttgggaattagacatggtcctggcTCTGGGGGGGAGCTCGGTCTCTAGTTTGCTCTTCCGCTCCCGACAGGACGGCATTCAGTCGACCAGCAGCATTTGCCGAGTGTGTTTTTGAGAAtcaggcactaaactaaatgctcgggagagagAGGTGATAACATTCCCTGCTTAAGGACTgtacagtttaatggggaagactgacaaaaatatgtacatatgtgataACATTCCCTGCTTAAGGACTgtacagtttaatggggaagacTGACAAAAATATGTACCGACCATGAAAGCCAGAGAAAGGGCACGTAGGAAGCAGGAAGAAGTTCATATACATCGGGGCCGACCAGCCCAAGAAATACTGGAATGTTCAGATAAATAGATAAGTAACAGAAAAGTACATGAAAATCACACACGTGTTCCCGTGTGCCGGAGGTGGGAAGTCGCAGAGGGCCGAGACCCCCGAAGTGATATCTAAACCCCTCTGCCCGTGGCTAGTTTCCAAAATATGATTTGCTCCCAGGTCAGAGTTAGTCACATTTCAGATTCCCTCAGAGACGCTTGGGTAAACTGACAGACTGTTTTATgcttgttattattttttttaatccagaggTAATTACAAGCATCATTCCCTCCCCGTGTTTTTGGGTTCCAAATGGGTATTGCAGCCACCCTAGCCAAGGTGAAGTCTGATTTTGCACATCTGTGGAACGTCTTAGTCAGCAAGCCTCAGCCTACCTGCTCAGGATGAAGATGCTGACTAAGTAGGCGTTAGGATGTTCTGAGAGATGGCTTGTACAGAAATGAGAGCAGATTAAGGTCAGGGAGCCTatattcccccaactccctctgaaTCAGATGTTTGCTACAGGTTTCTGGAGGGAGGATTTAAGAAATTTTTTTGTAGTGTCGGGGATTTCTTTTTCATCCTGTTGTGTAAACTCAAGGTAAACTTATTGGAGTTCCTGTCACTGCACTGTGCTGAAGGGAAGCCAGTTAATCTCAGAGTATCCCGGTTCTCTTTCTGGCTTTGGTGGTATGTGTCCCCCCGTCTTTTTGCGGCTGAGTGGAGTGTAGGGACCGAGTATTGCCGGATAGTTGATTTAGATTTAGATTTAGtccgtcatgggttcgaaccccggctctgccactcgtcagctgggtgactctgggcaagtcacttcacttctcggtgcctcagtgacctcgtctgtaaaaaggggattaagaccgtgagccccacgtgggacgacctgattcccccgcgtctaccccagcgcttagaacggtgctcggcacatagtgagcgcttaacaaataccaacattattattattagataccgtCAAGGGGACATTCGTTAGCCACTTGTCGCCGGAGAAAGACAGGAGTGTTACCTTATTAGGTGGCGTCGACTATTCCGTAGACTGTAGGTTCCCTCCggactgccagctccttgtgggcggggataaTGTCCGTCAACTCTAATGTActgagtccatcaatcaatctctggtatttgctgaaggcttagaacagtgctctgcacgtagtaagcgcttaacaaataccgacattattattactgtgtgcaaaacacgatactaaggacttgggaaagcgcAGCGCAATAGGGTCGGTGTATGCGTTCCCTACCCGAAGGGgagttacagtctacaggaggagacagacactaaaagaaatgaccgagaggggaaatagtactctcccaaatgcataataataattaataattatgacaccTAAGGACTcgcttcgtgccaagcactgttctaaactctggggaaggaaCGGGTTCGTCAGGTCGGACTCAGTCgccgtcccatctggggctcagactcttaatccccgttttacggatgaggtaactgaggcacagagaagggaagtgactttcccaaggtcacacggcagaccagtggcggagccgggattagaacccagggcttctgactcccaggcccgtgctcaatccactaagccacactgcctcttagtacagtgctccgcatacaagcAAGCACTCAGTCGGTACCATCGATCGATGGTCCTAACTCTTTCCCTGATATTCCTTCTCCCGAGGGTGACCGCTGATGACGCTCAAGAACTCCGGCCGTTGAGATGCACCAGACCTCCCATGCCTTACGGCGGACGGAGCAGGTAACACCACGATGTCATccgtgccattttgcagaagaacgCTGAGCCGACCCTCACCTTAAATCTCTctcgagggggtcgggggggggatcCCGGACCCCTTTTACTTGCTCCAGAGCCAAGGCGCTCCCCTCTCGCGGGTCCCCGTGAAGGCAGGCGCCACGTCTGAATTcggcaggaggggcagaggccaaTGGAGGCCGGGAGCCGGAGGTGAAACTGCCGGGCGTAAAGGAGTCTGGGGTTTTATACTCCTACgccctattctcctactacaacccaacccgcacaccttgctcctctggcgccagcttgctcaccgggccccgatctcgtccatctcgccgccgatccctttcgcccgtcctccccctcgtccggaactccctccccttccatatctgccagatcaccaccctccccaccttcaaagcattattaaggtcacatctcctccaagaggccttccctgattaagccctccttttcccgacccctctcccttccgcatcgtttAGGCACTGGGTtccgtgacctttgggtattcgacatttgctccaccctcaaccccccatCTCTTAGGTACGTATCTCTACACTGTAtgttataagttatttatttatattaatgtctgtcccccgcccTACAGACTGTGGGAACATTGTGGGCGAGTAACATGTCTTcgaactgtgttgtactgtagattcccaagagcttagttcagtattctgcacgtaataagtcctcagtaaataccattgatgatggtgatgatgatgggatgATGATATAGATATCGAGGGGAGAAAGGGCCCCCCAAAATGAAACGAGCTGGTATAAAACCGGATGAACGGTCACCCTGTTTTTCCTACATTCACTTCACTGCCAAATCCTGACGATTCTTTCTTTTTATTCTCTGATATCTGCTTCCCTTTACTATCCATCCTCCGGCCTCGTTTCGCTTTCACCCGGACTCTTGCGGTCCTTTTTGGCTAATTATTCACCTTCAGCCACCTCCTCCTTCAATCCGTCTTGGTTCCAGCTGCCCGGGTTGGCCTCCGGAACTTCAGTTGactcccttcagtcaatcagttcatcgatcggtggtgtttattgagcgcttactgcgtgcggagcactcaaCTAGCTCTTTGGagcgtacaatacagcagagttgggagacacgttccctgcccacgaggagcttacggcctagtcTGTAACCTCAATCACTTTACTGAGGGCACGACAGAAGCAAGACATTTCCGTTGATCACGGAAAGTTCTTCCTCCGTGTCAAAGTACTTTTAGGTACTGGGGCAGTATGAGAtcgacggtccctgtcccgcgaggggctctaAAGGACACGGAGAGCGGATGATTTTTcctcacttaacagatgaggagtccgagactcagagaggtcgagggacttgcccaaggtcactcagcaggctggAGCAGAACTAGAATAAGAACACAGACCTCCTGACCCCCCTCTAAGCCTTGTTGTCTCTTTGCCCTTAAGGAGGTTacgcccatataataataataatgataatgttggtatttgttaagcacttactatgtgcagagcaccgttctaagcgctgggggagatacaggggaatcaggttgtcccacgtgagcctcacagtcttcatccccattttccagatgagggaactgaggcccagagaagtgaagcgactcgcccacagtcacacagctgacaagtggcagagccgggagtcgaactcatgaccgctgactccgaagcccaggctctttccactgagccacgctgcttccctataataataatggtggtatttgttaagcgcttactatgtgcaaagcactgttctaagcgcggggggggggaatacaaggtgatcaggttgtcccacgtggggctcacagtttttaatcccccatttgacggatgagggaactgaggcacagagaagttaagtgacttgcccaaagtcacacagctgacaagcggcggggccgggattcgaacccatgacctctgactcccaagcccgggctctttccactcagccacgcgtTATTTACCAACAGTGGGACAGTGGGAGCGGGATGGAGATTGTAGGAGGAAGTGTTACCGCTGTATCTGGACGAACTAGTCGCTTCTACACTCGAATGTAAAAATGGCTAAACAAACAAATAAGTGCATAATATGCGTGTCCTCAAGTGCTGAAGATGGGAACAAAATATCTAAATGTTAACGGTGGGCATTAGGTTGATGTGAAGGTtgtgaattaactggggaagactttctggaggaggtggaatttttagaagtgctctgaagatgaggagggtTGTCTTCTGGTGAATTGCGGGGAAAGgatccagttaagccctcttttcccccgttccctttcccttctgcggcgtctgtgaacttggatctgtgaccttcgggcgtttgatatttaccccaccccctcaaccccacagcacttgtgtccgtagctctaaattattaattatttatgtagattaacgtctgtctccgcctctagactataagctcggtgcgggcagggagcatgtctaccaaccctgccatatcgtactctctcaagtgcttagtactcatcgtggagccgggattagaacccaggtcccctggctcctaagcccgtgccgGTTCTGCTGGGCCATGCTATGTCACAGGAAAGGAAATTACTGAATCTCCCGGTGTTTTAACATCCGTACCTCCCGAAGTATTTAGGTAGCTCTAGACTTTTGGcttctcgtgggcggggaatgtgtctgcttactgttatattgtactctcccaagtgctcagtgcagagccctcagtaaatacgaatgaacgaattcaCTGAAGTACTGAGACTTCAGACGTCCAGCTTACGTGTTTAAGTTTGAGATCATTTTTCCCATTCTGGACCCAAACTTGCGTTATGCAGAACAAGTCCCTGAGACCAAACCTACTCCTGTTGGGCGAGTGCTGGGATGACAGCGGGATGGTTTTGGAACCTGGAAGCGTAGCGTTCTCCAGGGTCTGACTCAGGCACTCCCTTTACAGCCCATAAACTTGATCGACGAAGCCGCCGAGCCGTGGGCACACCTTGCCTTCGGGATGAATACTGACGGCCTTCTTCCTACTGCCTTTTCTCCAGCGGCTCTCTCCTCGATCCGTGCggtctggcctctgcctccccctcagccccccgggaACCGCCCCCTCCAACGAcccccttcttaccaaatccaacagactctacTCCGTGTGAATCCTCTTagactctcagttgcctttgatactgttgcccttctcccggaaacaatATTCAGCCGTGTTTccactgacactgacctctcctgtttcttctcctacctctctggctgctctttctcagtctcttttcctggcctctctgcctcccaccccttcaccgagggggtccctcaaggctcacttccgagccccctactattctccatttatacccactcccttggagaatgcattcttccccacagcttcaactaccatcttgaaGCAGATGATTCCGAAATCCACCTATTCGTTCAttcggcagtatttattgagcgcttactatgtgcagagcactgtactaagcgcttggaacgtacgagtCGGCTCCAACCCCAAGCTTTCTGCCCTGCAATCTTgcgtttcttcctgccttcgggacgtttctacttgggtgtcccgttGACTCCTCAAATTGaatatgtccgaaacagaactcctcatcttcccccgcaaaccctgtcctctcccaaatgttcccCCCAACTGTAGACAACGCCACCATCCTTGCTGTCTCAT includes:
- the LOC100091690 gene encoding keratin, type I cytoskeletal 24-like → MSCLARAAARSGGSGSVRMSGGGSSFSSGSRCGMGGGSAYGSGGAGSCRMGGGAGGGFGGSFGGGCGSSVVGGGFGGGFGSGFGGGAGAGFGGGHGAGAGGGFYTYGGGVGGGAGGGFGGGAGFGGGAGDGGLFSGGEKQTMQNLNDRLASYLDKVRALEEANTDLEVKIKQWYEKFGPGSTVPGSGRDYSKFYPIIDDLRTKIIAATIENAKIISPIDNARLAAEDFRLKYENEMYLRHSVEADINGLHKVLDDLNMSTSDLKMQFESLTEELAFLKKNHEEEMKSMQGTTTGDVTVEMNAAPGTDLTKLLNDMRAQYEALAEQNRKEAEDQFNKQSASLHAQISTNAGATSSAKSEITELKRTLQALQIELQSLMSMQSSLESTLADTEAGYVMQLSQIQHQITSLEEQICQIRGETECQNAEYEQLLNIKTRLEMEIETYHRLLEGEDPHIQSNQSTSSSPSKMLPH